In a genomic window of Desulfobacterales bacterium:
- a CDS encoding long-chain-fatty-acid--CoA ligase → MNIWMTLKKALDLYPEKIGVVDGNRSYTYRQVAERVAGLARYFQKQRIQPQDRISVLEVNSHAYLETYYAAAGIGAIVNPLNYRLSAREVAFILNDAGSRWLIAASRFADVVQGVLKEGVPLEGIVWIGDPPEASFPLQCHGYEDAISTSVGIFEPVPVEEDQVAHLYYTSGTTGRPKGVMLTHKNVCSHSLGTIAELKLVDTDVWGHIAPMFHLADAWATFAITWVGARHVMLDQFEAEAVMATIEKRKITLSNLIPTMLNLMIKHPRVAEYDFSSLREILSGGAPIAPELVRSIMETLGCDYIQTYGMTETSPYLTFSILKAHLKTLPPDAQLKYKSKTGRPAIGVELKVVDEQGTPIAADEQQVGEIWVRGDTITPGYWYQPEETANAFTDGWLRTGDLATLDSEGYVNIVDRKKDMIVTGGENVYSTEVENVLYMHPKILEAAVFGVPDERWGEAVNAAVVLRAGETATADEIIAFCKTHQAAYKAPKAIVFLEELPKTGSGKIYKKGLRDPYLQKRADK, encoded by the coding sequence GTGAACATCTGGATGACCCTTAAAAAGGCATTGGATCTATACCCTGAAAAGATTGGCGTCGTCGACGGCAACCGATCGTATACCTATCGGCAGGTCGCAGAACGCGTGGCCGGGTTGGCCCGCTATTTCCAAAAACAAAGAATTCAACCGCAAGATCGCATCTCTGTTCTTGAGGTCAATTCGCATGCTTATCTGGAAACCTATTATGCCGCAGCCGGGATAGGTGCTATTGTTAATCCGCTCAATTACCGCCTTTCCGCCCGGGAGGTAGCTTTTATTTTAAACGATGCCGGCAGCCGCTGGTTAATTGCCGCCTCGCGTTTTGCAGATGTCGTCCAAGGCGTATTAAAAGAAGGTGTACCTCTCGAAGGAATTGTCTGGATTGGCGACCCGCCGGAAGCGTCATTTCCGCTTCAATGCCACGGCTACGAAGATGCCATTTCTACGAGTGTCGGGATTTTTGAGCCGGTACCGGTTGAAGAGGACCAAGTGGCGCATCTGTACTATACCAGCGGCACTACCGGGCGCCCCAAAGGGGTCATGCTCACGCATAAGAATGTGTGCAGCCACTCCCTGGGAACGATCGCCGAACTGAAACTGGTGGACACCGATGTCTGGGGCCATATTGCACCCATGTTTCACCTGGCAGATGCCTGGGCAACATTTGCCATAACTTGGGTTGGCGCACGGCATGTGATGCTCGATCAATTTGAGGCTGAAGCCGTAATGGCCACCATCGAAAAACGAAAGATAACGCTGAGCAATTTAATCCCCACCATGCTCAACCTGATGATCAAACACCCGCGGGTGGCCGAATATGATTTTTCCAGCCTGCGGGAAATCCTGAGCGGAGGCGCTCCGATTGCGCCTGAGCTCGTCAGGAGCATTATGGAAACCCTTGGCTGCGATTACATCCAAACTTACGGCATGACGGAGACCAGTCCGTATTTGACCTTCAGCATTTTAAAAGCCCATTTGAAGACCCTGCCACCTGATGCGCAATTGAAATATAAATCCAAGACAGGCCGGCCGGCGATCGGGGTGGAGCTTAAAGTTGTGGACGAGCAAGGGACGCCGATTGCGGCGGATGAGCAACAGGTTGGGGAGATTTGGGTGCGGGGGGATACCATCACACCCGGCTACTGGTATCAGCCCGAGGAAACCGCCAATGCTTTTACCGATGGATGGCTGCGCACCGGCGATCTGGCCACTCTGGATTCGGAGGGCTATGTCAACATTGTGGATCGTAAAAAGGACATGATTGTCACCGGCGGGGAAAACGTGTACTCCACCGAAGTTGAAAACGTGCTGTACATGCATCCCAAGATTCTGGAAGCTGCTGTTTTTGGCGTGCCGGATGAACGCTGGGGAGAGGCCGTTAACGCCGCTGTTGTTCTCAGAGCCGGTGAGACCGCCACCGCAGATGAAATTATTGCCTTTTGCAAAACGCATCAGGCCGCCTACAAAGCCCCCAAAGCCATTGTTTTTTTGGAAGAACTACCCAAAACGGGATCCGGAAAAATCTATAAAAAAGGCCTGCGCGATCCTTACCTGCAAAAAAGGGCGGACAAGTGA
- a CDS encoding DUF1566 domain-containing protein has protein sequence MDGDSQIIDRDDPYVKYENGVVVDSNTGLEWIAGPGKIMNWDEANDWARGLDIDGSGWRMPTSKELETLFQEGKGKRNITPLLETVSWWVWTAEQDDGPSSSLFDFSRGTRDWQSRTPRAYAVRTRK, from the coding sequence ATGGATGGAGATTCCCAAATTATTGATCGCGATGATCCCTATGTAAAATATGAAAACGGGGTCGTGGTTGACTCTAATACAGGTCTAGAATGGATAGCGGGGCCTGGCAAAATCATGAATTGGGATGAAGCCAACGATTGGGCAAGGGGCCTTGATATAGATGGCAGTGGTTGGAGAATGCCCACAAGCAAAGAGCTCGAAACACTTTTTCAAGAAGGAAAGGGGAAACGCAATATAACCCCGCTGCTGGAAACTGTGAGCTGGTGGGTTTGGACAGCTGAACAGGATGATGGGCCGTCATCAAGCCTTTTCGATTTCAGCCGAGGGACCAGAGACTGGCAATCCCGAACCCCGCGAGCCTATGCTGTGCGCACCCGCAAATAA
- a CDS encoding MogA/MoaB family molybdenum cofactor biosynthesis protein yields the protein MSVKDHKKQAPASVDLGIITVSTTRTLDNDTSGKWIRQQAEKKGHKIVFHKVIPDEADEIADTLKDGILKANPAVVLLSGGTGITKKDVTIEAVNPLFTKELSAFGPLFAKLSMEEIDSAAIMSRATAGVIGNTVVFCMPGSLAACKLACTRLIFPELGHLVKHVND from the coding sequence ATGAGCGTAAAAGACCATAAAAAACAGGCACCCGCGTCCGTAGACCTGGGTATCATAACGGTTTCCACCACCCGCACATTAGATAATGATACCAGCGGCAAATGGATCCGTCAGCAGGCTGAAAAAAAGGGACATAAGATTGTTTTTCACAAGGTAATCCCCGATGAAGCCGATGAAATTGCAGACACCCTGAAAGATGGTATTTTAAAAGCAAATCCCGCGGTGGTTCTTTTAAGCGGTGGTACTGGGATCACCAAAAAGGATGTGACCATCGAAGCCGTTAACCCACTATTTACCAAGGAGCTGAGTGCATTTGGCCCGCTGTTTGCCAAACTCAGCATGGAGGAGATCGACTCCGCCGCCATCATGTCCCGTGCCACGGCCGGGGTTATCGGCAACACGGTTGTGTTTTGCATGCCTGGTAGTCTCGCTGCCTGCAAGCTGGCCTGCACCCGGCTGATTTTTCCTGAGCTGGGGCATTTGGTAAAGCATGTTAACGACTAA
- a CDS encoding molybdenum cofactor guanylyltransferase, whose amino-acid sequence MTSKSKFPCTGVILSGGLANRYEGTEKALLMVGGIRILDRLYHIYQELFDEIILVTNSPHKFLEWDLLIVSDLFPIRSSLTGIHAGLFYATNPYAFISACDTPFLKREMVETIIGKIEAQIDIVMPETSAGFEPLCAVYSKRCLEAAQNHLERKKLKITKTFRKSRIKTVSEKALRKIDPELQSFFNINTPEDLARAEEMAEG is encoded by the coding sequence ATGACATCGAAGAGCAAATTCCCCTGCACAGGGGTAATCCTGTCCGGTGGTCTGGCCAATCGCTATGAGGGGACCGAAAAGGCCCTACTGATGGTTGGCGGGATTCGGATACTGGATCGATTATACCACATTTATCAGGAGTTGTTTGACGAAATTATTCTGGTCACCAACAGCCCGCATAAATTTTTAGAATGGGATCTGCTGATTGTATCAGACCTTTTCCCGATTCGCAGCTCTCTGACCGGAATTCATGCCGGCCTTTTTTACGCGACGAATCCGTATGCCTTTATTTCAGCCTGTGATACGCCTTTTCTGAAAAGGGAAATGGTTGAAACCATCATCGGAAAAATTGAAGCCCAAATCGATATTGTGATGCCCGAAACCTCCGCCGGGTTTGAGCCCCTTTGCGCGGTCTACTCCAAACGCTGTCTTGAAGCCGCACAAAACCACCTGGAGCGCAAAAAATTAAAAATTACCAAAACATTTCGCAAGAGCCGAATCAAAACCGTTTCAGAGAAGGCATTGCGTAAAATAGATCCCGAACTGCAGTCATTTTTCAACATAAATACGCCTGAGGATTTAGCGCGTGCGGAGGAGATGGCCGAAGGATAA
- the moaC gene encoding cyclic pyranopterin monophosphate synthase MoaC — protein MPKLTHIDEEGRVRMVDVTDKKATVRTAVAGGIISMNPETFALIQNQKVKKGNVLETARIAGVMAAKKTAELIPMCHPLNITHIQVDFSPDDAKNCIGIEASVRAIDQTGVEMEAITAVSVAALTIYDMCKATDKEMTITKIQLLKKTGGKSGTYVRKG, from the coding sequence ATGCCTAAACTTACCCACATTGATGAAGAGGGCCGGGTCCGGATGGTGGATGTCACCGATAAAAAAGCCACGGTACGAACGGCCGTGGCCGGTGGGATAATCTCTATGAACCCGGAAACATTTGCTTTGATTCAAAACCAGAAAGTCAAAAAAGGCAATGTCCTTGAAACCGCCCGCATTGCCGGTGTGATGGCTGCCAAAAAGACCGCAGAGCTCATCCCCATGTGCCACCCGTTGAACATTACCCATATCCAGGTTGACTTTTCGCCTGATGACGCTAAAAACTGCATTGGCATTGAAGCCTCCGTGCGAGCCATCGATCAGACAGGTGTTGAAATGGAAGCCATCACCGCAGTCTCGGTTGCGGCGCTGACGATTTATGATATGTGCAAAGCCACTGATAAAGAAATGACGATCACCAAAATCCAGCTTTTAAAAAAAACCGGCGGTAAAAGCGGTACCTACGTTCGCAAAGGATGA
- a CDS encoding MltA domain-containing protein, producing the protein MKFYLFINTKSALALFLALAVLMAGCPAPIKKPSEEASMVRRSSFSYPDFHDDLEMDGLEHSILKSLEYLERIPADRTFTFGEDQFDAVHLKKSLQYFLDFIHTSPTSKQLERFIRDNYIVYQSIGRDQKGEVLFTGYYEPHLSGRLDRNEEFQYPLYALPMDLMKIDLSPFSEKFKGQSIVGRYTDNTVVPYFDRQEIEEENALAGRAEPLVWVNDPVDVFFLQIQGSGKVFLDTGEVINVHYHGSNGRPYRSIGKLLIDEQKIPREEMSMQKIRSYLQEHPEEMASVFNYNPSYVFFKIEPEGPLGSLNVLLTPGRSIALDRRIFPYATLAYIETQKPVVNSTGQIDRWVDFQRFVLNQDTGGAIRGPGRADVFWGNGPYAEIAAGHLAHVGQLYFLILKPERPKE; encoded by the coding sequence ATGAAATTTTACCTGTTTATAAATACCAAATCCGCACTGGCATTATTCCTTGCCCTTGCGGTCTTAATGGCCGGCTGTCCGGCGCCGATTAAAAAGCCATCGGAAGAAGCGTCAATGGTCCGCCGATCCAGTTTTTCATACCCGGATTTTCATGATGATCTGGAAATGGATGGTCTGGAGCACAGCATTTTAAAAAGTCTAGAATACCTGGAAAGGATACCGGCCGATCGAACGTTTACATTTGGTGAAGACCAATTTGATGCAGTCCATCTGAAAAAATCATTGCAGTATTTTCTGGACTTTATCCACACCAGCCCCACCAGCAAGCAACTGGAACGCTTCATCCGCGATAACTACATCGTTTATCAATCCATCGGCAGGGATCAAAAAGGGGAAGTTTTGTTCACCGGTTATTACGAACCGCATTTAAGTGGTCGTTTAGACAGAAACGAGGAATTTCAATATCCCCTTTACGCGCTGCCAATGGATCTGATGAAAATCGACCTTTCCCCTTTTAGCGAAAAATTCAAAGGACAAAGCATTGTGGGGCGCTACACCGATAACACGGTGGTTCCGTACTTTGACCGCCAGGAAATTGAGGAAGAAAATGCACTGGCCGGCAGAGCTGAGCCCCTGGTATGGGTGAACGATCCGGTTGATGTGTTTTTTCTGCAGATCCAGGGTTCTGGCAAAGTATTTCTGGATACCGGTGAGGTTATCAATGTCCATTACCATGGCAGCAATGGCCGGCCGTACCGCAGCATTGGGAAGCTTTTGATTGATGAGCAAAAAATCCCCCGTGAGGAAATGTCGATGCAAAAAATCCGGTCCTATTTGCAGGAGCATCCGGAGGAAATGGCGTCGGTGTTTAACTATAACCCCAGTTATGTCTTTTTCAAGATAGAGCCTGAAGGCCCACTCGGCTCCCTGAATGTCCTGCTGACACCGGGGCGCTCCATTGCTCTGGACAGGCGCATCTTTCCATATGCGACCCTGGCGTATATTGAAACCCAGAAACCGGTGGTCAACAGCACCGGTCAAATTGACCGCTGGGTGGATTTTCAACGGTTTGTCCTTAACCAGGATACCGGAGGTGCCATTCGGGGGCCGGGACGCGCCGATGTTTTCTGGGGTAACGGACCTTATGCTGAAATTGCCGCCGGACATCTGGCGCATGTCGGGCAGTTGTATTTTTTGATTTTAAAACCTGAAAGACCAAAAGAATAG